The genome window ATTAGCAACCAGGACCGTGTGAGCAAGCTGTCTTTTAGGAAGTATGAGATGAGTAACAGTTTACGTGAATCTGAAGCCAGGGCCGTGCTCAAGTCCTTGGAATCATCATACTGCCCAGCGCCGATAAAGGAAGCACGGGAGCGGCAAGATGAGATACTGATTGAAAGATTCCGGGGACAGCCCTACGCCATTGCGGATGTCGGCTGTGGTACTGGCTACCATGGCTCAATCTTTGCTCCCGCGTGTCGGCTTTATCACGGCTTTGAGATATCGACTCATATTGCAAAAATTGCCCGGGAGAGATGGCGTAAGGATGAGTTAACCAACACCGAGTTGTTTCTTGGTGATGCCACTCAAGTCAAGCTGCCTGACGATTTCTATGACCTCATCTTCTGTTTATACTTTACCCCCGGCAATTTTCGAGAACCATCAACAGATCTGAGTCTTTATACGGACGCGTATCTCAATG of Candidatus Poribacteria bacterium contains these proteins:
- a CDS encoding class I SAM-dependent methyltransferase, yielding MSNSLRESEARAVLKSLESSYCPAPIKEARERQDEILIERFRGQPYAIADVGCGTGYHGSIFAPACRLYHGFEISTHIAKIARERWRKDELTNTELFLGDATQVKLPDDFYDLIFCLYFTPGNFREPSTDLSLYTDAYLNENPSFVAIFSKFYRALKPGGLMFLTIYKDVPEAEEAQIDFYEHTDQHIVTPKGRRFVATAENFWSARWTEESLLSNLKACGIAESDVMFHDLNHIAWLVEISKYSESEK